A stretch of Henckelia pumila isolate YLH828 chromosome 4, ASM3356847v2, whole genome shotgun sequence DNA encodes these proteins:
- the LOC140860345 gene encoding WD-40 repeat-containing protein MSI2-like isoform X2 has translation MEEVVEEEFSVWKKNTPLLYDLVICHSLEWPSLTVQWLPSPPQSGGGDLSVHKFILGTHTSDDVPNFLMVAHAYLPREPTSAIEVDPHNSIIPKAEIVQKIQVDGEVNKARCMPQNDAIVASKTNGTEVYVFDCTKQLLNTRNACSDPDLRLTGHEKEGYGLSFSPSKEGYLLSGSNDCKICLWDISAMPQDKVLEAKYIYEGHDNVVDDVSWHPKNENLFGSVGDDCKLMIWDLRTNKFQHSVVVHEKEVNYLSFNPFNEWVLATASSDTTVGLFDIRNLSSPLHALSSHTEEVFQVEWDPNHETVLASSADDRRLMVWDINRVGDEQLEGEAEDGPPELLFSHGGHKAKISDFSWNKNQAWVISSVAEDNTAQVWQMAESIYRDEDDIQTAD, from the exons ATGGAGGAGGTGGTGGAGGAGGAGTTCTCGGTGTGGAAGAAGAACACGCCGCTGTTGTACGACCTAGTTATCTGCCACTCCCTCGAGTGGCCGTCGCTCACGGTTCAGTGGTTGCCGTCGCCGCCGCAGTCCGGAGGCGGTGATCTGTCCGTTCATAAGTTTATCCTGGGGACGCACACTTCAGATGACGTCCCCAACTTCCTCATGGTCGCTCATGCTTACCTTCCCCGGGAACCCACCTCTGCGATCGAAGTCGACCCCCATAATTCCATTATTCCGAAGGCCG AGATAGTTCAAAAGATACAAGTTGATGGAGAAGTGAACAAGGCTCGCTGTATGCCTCAAAATGATGCTATAGTTGCCTCAAAGACAAATGGTACTGAAGTATATGTGTTCGACTGTACTAAGCAATTGTTGAATACCAGAAATGCCTGTAGTGATCCTGACTTGAGATTGACGGGACATGAAAAAGAAGGATATGGTTTATCATTTAGCCCTTCTAAAGAAGGGTATCTTTTGAGTGGTTCAAATGATTGCAAAATCTGTTTGTGGGATATTTCTGCAATGCCTCAAGATAAAGTACTTGAAGCTAAATATATCTACGAG GGCCACGATAATGTGGTTGACGATGTGTCATGGCATCCCAAGAATGAAAATTTATTTGGGTCTGTGGGAGATGATTGCAAGCTAATGATTTGGGACTTGCGCACAAACAAGTTCCAACACTCTGTTGTTGTACACGAGAAAGAG GTGAACTATTTATCTTTCAATCCATTTAACGAGTGGGTTTTGGCCACTGCTTCCTCTGACACTACTGTTGGTCTGTTCGACATCCGGAACTTGAGTTCTCCATTGCATGCTCTCAGCAGTCATAC GGAGGAGGTATTTCAGGTAGAATGGGATCCTAACCATGAAACTGTTCTTGCATCTTCTGCTGATGACAGGAGATTGATGGTTTGGGACATTAACAG AGTGGGAGATGAGCAATTGGAAGGTGAAGCGGAAGATGGTCCTCCTGAGCTCCTCTTTTCTCATGGCGGTCACAAAGCGAAGATTTCCGACTTTTCGTGGAACAAGAACCAGGCATGGGTCATTTCGAGTGTAGCAGAGGACAATACTGCTCAGGTGTGGCAAATGGCAGAGAGCATCTACCGAGATGAGGACGACATACAAACTGCCGATTGA
- the LOC140860346 gene encoding basic leucine zipper 23-like: protein MDDEKFEFPSEQFSPCLDMSGCSFDIDEFLGPTPSCDEALGWTEACTDVFGRTQACTHAHACHPSGPDKSHTHTCIHVHTQIMPTASDVQAPSSDNAEWVDKAQKCPSGNREAVRKYREKKKARIAFLEDEVVTLRDLNQQLMKRLQVQDSLEAEIARLKCLLVDIRGRIEGEIGSFPYKKTTKSQDIYQNISNSNLLSTNMMAPCKMQCNDQIYCPGPGPKLDVLNSNDLDGCVSDSLQSSGTHNSGQNMVSEFAFGNVNGVSIGNASTNKRRRGGRSAKAS, encoded by the exons ATGGATGATGAGAAGTTTGAGTTCCCAAGCGAACAATTTTCGCCGTGCTTGGACATGAGCGGTTGCTCATTTGATATAGACGAGTTTCTTGGTCCGACACCGTCTTGCGATGAGGCTCTTGGATGGACAGAGGCCTGCACTGATGTTTTTGGTCGAACACAAGCCTGCACACATGCTCACGCGTGCCACCCATCTGGCCCTGATAAATCCCACACGCACACTTGTATTCATGTCCATACTCAAATCATGCCAACCGCTAGTGATGTTCAGGCGCCTAGCAGTGACAATGCAGAGTGGGTGGACAAGGCTCAAAAATGCCCTTCAGGTAATCGTGAAGCTGTACGAAAGTATCGGGAAAAGAAGAAGGCTCGGATAGCGTTTTTGGAGGATGAAGTTGTTACATTGAGGGATTTGAATCAACAGCTAATGAAGAGGCTGCAGGTTCAAGATTCATTGGAGGCTGAGATTGCGAGGCTCAAGTGTTTGCTTGTGGATATTCGAGGGAGGATCGAAGGAGAAATTGGATCTTTCCCTTACAAGAAGACCACCAAGAGTCAAGACATCTATCAAAACATTTCTAATTCTAATCTTTTGAGTACGAATATGATGGCTCCTTGTAAAATGCAGTGTAATGATCAGATCTATTGTCCTGGCCCCGGACCCAAATTGGATGTTTTAAATAGTAATGATCTTGATGGTTGTGTATCTGACAGCCTTCAGTCTTCGGGCACTCACAATTCTGGTCAGAACATGGTCTCCGAGTTCGCATTCGGGAATGTTAATGGTGTTTCTATTGGTAATGCATCCACCAACAAAAGGAGAAGag GGGGACGCAGTGCGAAGGCTAGTTGA
- the LOC140864253 gene encoding squalene epoxidase 3-like, translated as MEIDLMQNSMELYRVGGFIALVLGLIWFYSLHEADKGKITKMDKREDSAGFKKRSENIAKCRTDGPPDVVIVGAGVAGSALAYSLAKDGRKVQVIERDLSQPDRIVGELLQPGGYLKLVELGMEECVSGIDSQQVYGYVLYKEGKYAKLTYPLQEFSSDVSGRSFHHGRFIQRLRHKAASLPNVRMEQGTVTSLIEEKGTVKGVKYKNKDGQDVKAYAPLTIVCDGCFSNLRKNLCVPKVDIVSHFVGMVLNLENSNLPQPNHGHVILANPSPILFYPVSSTEVRCLVDVPGQKLPSISNGDMAKYLKTKVAPQLPTELRDAFVERIETGDIRSMPNRSMPASPLPTPGAILLGDAFNMRHPLTGGGMTVALSDVAVLRDLLRPVEDFSDAAALTKHLESFYTLRKPVASTINTLAGALYKVFCPAPDQASKEMREACFDYLSLGGMYSQGPIALLSGLNPKPMSLVAHFFAVALYGVGRLLLPFPSPKRLMLGVRLLSSAYGIIFPIVKSEGVRQMFFPITIPAYNRGASVVMKSAMFDMMA; from the exons atggaAATTGATCTCATGCAAAATTCAATGGAATTATACAGAGTTGGAGGGTTCATTGCATTAGTTTTGGGGTTGATTTGGTTCTACTCGTTGCATGAAGCTGATAAGGGTAAAATTACTAAGATGGACAAGCGTGAAGATTCCGCGGGGTTCAAGAAAAGATCGGAAAACATTGCCAAGTGCCGGACTGACGGCCCACCAGATGTTGTCATAGTTGGCGCCGGTGTCGCTGGTTCTGCACTTGCTTATAGTTTGGCTAAG GATGGGCGAAAGGTTCAAGTGATCGAGAGGGATCTAAGCCAACCTGACAGAATAGTAGGCGAGCTATTGCAACCAGGAGGCTATCTCAAATTAGTGGAACTGGGAATGGAGG AATGTGTGAGCGGGATCGACTCTCAGCAAGTATATGGCTATGTGCTTTACAAAGAAGGAAAATATGCCAAATTAACCTACCCGTTGCAAGAATTCAGTTCAGATGTCTCGGGACGAAGTTTTCACCACGGCCGGTTCATCCAAAGGCTGCGCCACAAGGCTGCATCCCTTCCCAA TGTGAGAATGGAACAAGGAACTGTCACGTCTTTAATCGAAGAGAAGGGGACCGTTAAAGGAGTCAAGTACAAGAACAAAGATGGGCAAGATGTCAAGGCATATGCTCCTCTGACTATTGTCTGTGATGGATGTTTTTCCAACTTGAGGAAAAATCTCTGCGTACCCAAG GTAGATATTGTGTCACACTTTGTTGGTATGGTACTGAACTTAGAGAACAGCAACCTTCCTCAACCAAACCATGGACATGTTATCTTGGCGAATCCGTCACCGATCTTGTTCTATCCGGTTAGCAGCACCGAGGTCAGATGCTTAGTGGATGTTCCGGGGCAAAAGTTGCCTTCAATCTCCAATGGAGATATGGCCAAGTACTTGAAAACCAAAGTGGCTCCTCAG CTTCCAACCGAGCTTCGTGATGCATTCGTCGAAAGAATCGAGACAGGAGACATAAGATCAATGCCAAACAGAAGCATGCCAGCCTCTCCTCTGCCCACTCCTGGTGCAATCTTGCTAGGTGATGCATTCAACATGCGCCATCCGTTGACCGGTGGAGGAATGACGGTCGCCCTTTCGGATGTGGCTGTCCTCCGAGATCTCCTACGACCTGTCGAAGATTTCAGCGATGCAGCTGCCctcaccaaacatcttgaatcctTTTACACCCTCAGAAAG CCAGTGGCATCCACAATAAACACATTAGCAGGAGCCCTTTACAAGGTATTCTGCCCTGCACCAGATCAAGCCAGCAAGGAAATGCGTGAGGCTTGCTTCGATTATTTGAGTCTGGGAGGGATGTATTCACAAGGGCCAATAGCACTGCTGTCTGGTTTGAATCCAAAGCCTATGAGCTTGGTTGCGCACTTCTTTGCTGTGGCCTTATACGGCGTGGGACGATTGTTGCTACCGTTTCCTTCGCCTAAACGCCTTATGCTTGGAGTCAGATTACTTTCT AGTGCATACGGGATCATATTTCCTATAGTGAAATCTGAAGGAGTAAGGCAAATGTTCTTCCCTATCACCATTCCGGCATATAACAGAGGCGCCTCAGTTGTAATGAAGAGTGCCATGTTCGATATGATGGCATGA
- the LOC140860345 gene encoding WD-40 repeat-containing protein MSI2-like isoform X1, with amino-acid sequence MEEVVEEEFSVWKKNTPLLYDLVICHSLEWPSLTVQWLPSPPQSGGGDLSVHKFILGTHTSDDVPNFLMVAHAYLPREPTSAIEVDPHNSIIPKVEIVQKIQVDGEVNKARCMPQNDAIVASKTNGTEVYVFDCTKQLLNTRNACSDPDLRLTGHEKEGYGLSFSPSKEGYLLSGSNDCKICLWDISAMPQDKVLEAKYIYEGHDNVVDDVSWHPKNENLFGSVGDDCKLMIWDLRTNKFQHSVVVHEKEVNYLSFNPFNEWVLATASSDTTVGLFDIRNLSSPLHALSSHTEEVFQVEWDPNHETVLASSADDRRLMVWDINRVGDEQLEGEAEDGPPELLFSHGGHKAKISDFSWNKNQAWVISSVAEDNTAQVWQMAESIYRDEDDIQTAD; translated from the exons ATGGAGGAGGTGGTGGAGGAGGAGTTCTCGGTGTGGAAGAAGAACACGCCGCTGTTGTACGACCTAGTTATCTGCCACTCCCTCGAGTGGCCGTCGCTCACGGTTCAGTGGTTGCCGTCGCCGCCGCAGTCCGGAGGCGGTGATCTGTCCGTTCATAAGTTTATCCTGGGGACGCACACTTCAGATGACGTCCCCAACTTCCTCATGGTCGCTCATGCTTACCTTCCCCGGGAACCCACCTCTGCGATCGAAGTCGACCCCCATAATTCCATTATTCCGAAG GTAGAGATAGTTCAAAAGATACAAGTTGATGGAGAAGTGAACAAGGCTCGCTGTATGCCTCAAAATGATGCTATAGTTGCCTCAAAGACAAATGGTACTGAAGTATATGTGTTCGACTGTACTAAGCAATTGTTGAATACCAGAAATGCCTGTAGTGATCCTGACTTGAGATTGACGGGACATGAAAAAGAAGGATATGGTTTATCATTTAGCCCTTCTAAAGAAGGGTATCTTTTGAGTGGTTCAAATGATTGCAAAATCTGTTTGTGGGATATTTCTGCAATGCCTCAAGATAAAGTACTTGAAGCTAAATATATCTACGAG GGCCACGATAATGTGGTTGACGATGTGTCATGGCATCCCAAGAATGAAAATTTATTTGGGTCTGTGGGAGATGATTGCAAGCTAATGATTTGGGACTTGCGCACAAACAAGTTCCAACACTCTGTTGTTGTACACGAGAAAGAG GTGAACTATTTATCTTTCAATCCATTTAACGAGTGGGTTTTGGCCACTGCTTCCTCTGACACTACTGTTGGTCTGTTCGACATCCGGAACTTGAGTTCTCCATTGCATGCTCTCAGCAGTCATAC GGAGGAGGTATTTCAGGTAGAATGGGATCCTAACCATGAAACTGTTCTTGCATCTTCTGCTGATGACAGGAGATTGATGGTTTGGGACATTAACAG AGTGGGAGATGAGCAATTGGAAGGTGAAGCGGAAGATGGTCCTCCTGAGCTCCTCTTTTCTCATGGCGGTCACAAAGCGAAGATTTCCGACTTTTCGTGGAACAAGAACCAGGCATGGGTCATTTCGAGTGTAGCAGAGGACAATACTGCTCAGGTGTGGCAAATGGCAGAGAGCATCTACCGAGATGAGGACGACATACAAACTGCCGATTGA